The sequence CGCCATTTCTTATGGCACTCGGTTTGTCTATGGAATATTTAACCGCGAGTTTCCCGAAATCCTCTCCACCCCTCAATCTTGACAGGATATCGTCTGCCTCTTTCTTTTCCGGAACTACAATCTGGCTGATCCTTATTTCCTCCCTGTTTTTAAACTCCTCCGGGTGGCTGTTGAAATAGTCCTGTATCTCTTTGTCATCTATCTTGATCTTACTGGCGACTTCATTCTGGATAAAGGTATTTATTACAAGCTCTTTCTTTATCTCATCCATCTTTCTTCGCAGTTCAACATTATTTTCTATCTTCCTCTTTGTCGCCTCTTTGTAGAGTATTTCTCTGTTGATCATTCCGTCCAGCAGCGCCCTTTTTCCTTCCCCTTCGAGGGAGAGTTTCTGCATTGATTCGGGGAGGTTGCTTAGCTGCCTTTCAAAATATGTTGTCGTGATCT comes from Nitrospirota bacterium and encodes:
- a CDS encoding peptidylprolyl isomerase; translated protein: MKIITWFSIIVAATFLNACGKSDIAKSSQVLAKVGDTEITTTYFERQLSNLPESMQKLSLEGEGKRALLDGMINREILYKEATKRKIENNVELRRKMDEIKKELVINTFIQNEVASKIKIDDKEIQDYFNSHPEEFKNREEIRISQIVVPEKKEADDILSRLRGGEDFGKLAVKYSIDKPSAIRNGDVGFFTYNQLPSQIRDSVFRISTGGISEAHKLPGGYEIYKIMDRRVVSYTLDQIKEPLRLQLMKQKYNESLKKVLADLKKNVKIQVNESLLEK